Proteins co-encoded in one Flavivirga eckloniae genomic window:
- a CDS encoding hybrid sensor histidine kinase/response regulator transcription factor, which produces MCLAGVKIAYYPFSYNLKRKFRTFFGLLFVLLCIYKQGGAQNLNYKVGTLANQSNITHNTVSSIYIDSIGVMWFGKMDGLHKYNGYEVEVTELTFNGVTGISNPWVTDIKGVDNHLLIGTRNGLNILNKKNQTYSYVFPSDYSFSYSNHITCIGVNKNNEILVGTGNKFLTIIAEKANAFSVDEIHFEGFRWKESDIQALQIIDVPNGNLIRTSKGIFFLETASRIARKVLLKFDSIEESKKIRTIYLTKSNQLLIGTDNDEYYTSFNETQLAYKKEYDVNPLSDMYPNWPTIKKTNVFLEDSNGLLWVGTEGEGLFVYDKNTFESKTYNREMYFADGLDNDFVKTLYEDKSGMILAGTDSGITTFNPLFNRFQLINRIKNDYREGKILNVHSILQDNYKNLWLGTRGEGIFIIGHGRKSQANIKRAGKSSLDLITAIVQDKKQHIWIGTEKGIYVIEEVSDDINKLIQGFKNKTPNILPDDFIHGILEDEDGNKWISSYSGLYIYTSKNVLRKIGGGFQAITNSNNQNVLKDEDGNKWLTSYSGLYVNTSKNGLSKTDDGFEAIIKTNNYDIHTLLLDSDKRIWYGTSNGMLGYIAPEDYLNKDMSLPSNFNSIEFNLINVIPEYRKFYDNYSIFSITETRDKNIFVGTNLGLCKVDKERNELSPFSNVPPNFNSRNIQSSYIYSLLYDNANNKLWAGTNNGLFSYNFKTKEENNYTVKDGLQSLEFNGGAAYKSKDGNLFFGGSKGINIYNTSHQLGKSDFRPNLVLTKLFVNGKPLSSYGDSEILTSNISYTKEITLDAKKNTIGLEFASLHLPYSYNNFYKCKLLGVDDDWIDLKHKRSINYANLPKGQYTFKLMGTNNDEVWNTPELNFGIEILPAWYETWWMKTVWFLSGLLILSTFIWMLLKNKDNINALKIKDIEQQTLHEIYESKLVFFTNLSHEFRTPLSLIFDPIHSLIKQKSVYNANKELFDIIKNNVDRLRRLIDQILDFRKFEYGKFSLNIIENDIVATLLTISKSFTYHSEIKNIDFKIQLPEKSIKMFYDKDSIEKIVYNILSNAFKASANGGVVKISVKEMGPKDETPNYKKYKFICGEKKYTNFNDHVSIKVDDDGVGITEENLERIFTRFYQTNSVDSGTGIGLYMVKQFTEMHSGSILIKSKRNKGSSLIIILPKNNELYKASEEPTFIKPYVEEDLQAPKVAVKKLTAKETKTHTVVIVEDNDELRTYLELLLNNYYNVFTANNGEAGFELIQEKVPDLVISDIVMPEISGLQLCARVKGNFETSHIPIILLTARAFDNQVVEGINAGADDYIVKPFNKEILVSKINNLIQNREKLRLMFQSAKLLEPSKVTVTSIDEKFLYKLKETVENNIQDQNLTLQSLAEEVNVSRGQLFRKIKALTGLTPNNFIKSIRLKHAVQLLDNKNFRVSEVAFLSGFKEASYFSRCFKEEYGCSPKEYKTKG; this is translated from the coding sequence ATGTGTCTAGCAGGAGTTAAAATAGCATATTATCCGTTTTCTTATAACTTAAAGCGCAAGTTTAGAACCTTTTTCGGTTTATTATTTGTTCTATTATGTATATATAAGCAAGGAGGTGCTCAAAATCTCAATTATAAAGTAGGCACCCTAGCTAATCAATCAAATATCACGCACAACACCGTATCGTCAATTTACATTGATAGTATTGGGGTTATGTGGTTTGGTAAAATGGATGGTTTGCATAAATACAATGGGTATGAGGTTGAGGTTACAGAGTTAACATTTAATGGCGTTACCGGTATTAGTAATCCTTGGGTAACCGATATTAAAGGAGTTGATAATCATTTACTAATTGGTACCAGAAATGGATTAAACATTCTAAATAAAAAAAATCAAACATACAGCTATGTTTTTCCTTCAGATTATAGTTTCTCGTATAGTAACCATATTACTTGTATAGGTGTTAATAAAAACAACGAGATTCTTGTAGGAACAGGAAATAAGTTTTTAACCATAATAGCAGAAAAAGCCAATGCTTTTTCGGTGGATGAGATTCATTTTGAAGGATTTCGATGGAAAGAGTCAGATATTCAAGCCCTGCAAATTATTGATGTACCTAACGGCAATCTCATTCGTACTTCCAAAGGGATATTTTTTTTAGAAACAGCTTCTCGCATAGCAAGGAAAGTCCTTTTGAAATTTGATTCTATTGAAGAATCGAAGAAAATAAGAACGATTTATTTAACAAAATCAAATCAATTATTAATAGGTACAGATAATGATGAATACTACACCAGTTTTAATGAAACTCAATTAGCTTATAAAAAAGAATATGATGTAAACCCGTTGTCTGATATGTATCCCAATTGGCCAACAATAAAAAAGACAAATGTTTTTTTAGAAGATTCTAATGGGTTGTTATGGGTAGGAACAGAAGGAGAAGGTTTATTTGTTTACGATAAAAACACTTTTGAATCGAAGACATATAATCGAGAAATGTATTTTGCCGATGGTCTGGACAACGATTTTGTAAAAACACTTTATGAGGATAAATCGGGTATGATATTAGCCGGTACAGATTCCGGAATAACTACATTTAACCCATTGTTTAATAGATTTCAGCTCATTAACAGAATTAAGAATGATTACAGAGAAGGAAAAATATTAAATGTACATTCCATTCTACAGGATAATTATAAAAATTTATGGTTAGGTACGAGAGGAGAGGGAATCTTTATTATAGGTCATGGCAGAAAATCTCAAGCCAATATAAAAAGAGCAGGAAAAAGTTCTTTAGATCTTATTACGGCCATTGTACAAGATAAAAAACAACATATTTGGATAGGTACAGAAAAGGGGATTTATGTTATTGAAGAGGTTAGCGACGATATAAACAAACTAATTCAGGGTTTTAAGAACAAAACGCCAAACATTCTACCTGATGATTTTATACACGGTATTTTAGAAGATGAAGACGGAAATAAATGGATAAGCTCTTATAGTGGTTTATATATTTATACATCAAAAAATGTTTTGAGAAAAATAGGAGGAGGGTTTCAGGCTATAACCAACTCAAATAATCAAAATGTTTTAAAAGATGAAGATGGAAACAAATGGCTAACGTCTTATAGTGGTTTATATGTTAACACATCAAAAAATGGTTTAAGTAAAACTGATGATGGTTTTGAAGCCATAATAAAAACAAATAATTACGACATCCATACGCTGTTACTTGATAGCGACAAGCGAATTTGGTACGGTACATCTAATGGTATGTTAGGGTATATCGCTCCAGAAGATTATCTAAACAAAGATATGTCGCTTCCCAGTAACTTCAATTCAATTGAATTTAATCTAATTAATGTTATACCAGAATACAGGAAGTTTTACGATAACTATTCTATATTTTCGATTACAGAAACAAGAGATAAAAATATATTCGTAGGAACAAATTTAGGGTTGTGTAAAGTAGATAAGGAAAGAAATGAATTATCACCTTTCTCTAACGTTCCACCAAATTTTAATTCACGAAACATACAATCCAGTTATATATATAGTTTACTATACGATAATGCTAATAATAAATTATGGGCAGGCACAAATAACGGATTGTTTTCATACAATTTCAAGACCAAGGAAGAAAATAATTATACCGTAAAAGACGGTTTGCAATCTTTGGAGTTTAATGGAGGTGCCGCATACAAGTCGAAAGACGGAAATTTGTTTTTTGGAGGCTCCAAAGGGATCAATATCTATAATACATCGCATCAACTTGGTAAAAGTGATTTTCGACCAAATTTAGTACTTACAAAGCTTTTTGTAAACGGAAAACCCTTGTCCTCGTATGGCGATTCAGAAATATTAACGTCCAATATATCCTATACTAAAGAAATTACTTTAGATGCCAAAAAGAACACTATAGGTTTAGAGTTTGCTTCTTTGCATTTACCCTATTCGTACAACAATTTTTATAAATGTAAACTTTTAGGGGTTGATGATGATTGGATTGACCTTAAACACAAGCGATCGATAAATTATGCGAATTTACCCAAGGGACAATACACGTTTAAACTCATGGGAACCAATAACGATGAGGTATGGAATACGCCTGAGTTAAATTTTGGAATAGAAATTTTACCGGCATGGTATGAAACCTGGTGGATGAAAACTGTGTGGTTTTTAAGTGGGTTGCTTATTTTAAGTACGTTTATTTGGATGCTATTAAAAAATAAGGATAATATAAATGCTTTAAAAATTAAGGATATAGAGCAACAGACATTACACGAAATTTATGAATCTAAATTAGTATTCTTTACAAATTTATCGCACGAGTTTAGAACACCTCTATCCCTTATTTTTGATCCAATACATAGCTTAATCAAACAAAAGAGTGTATACAATGCCAATAAAGAGTTATTCGACATCATTAAGAATAATGTTGATAGATTACGAAGACTCATAGATCAAATACTGGATTTTAGAAAGTTTGAGTATGGTAAGTTTTCTTTAAATATTATCGAAAATGATATAGTAGCCACGCTTCTTACGATTAGTAAATCGTTTACATACCATTCTGAAATTAAAAATATTGATTTTAAGATACAACTTCCAGAAAAGAGTATCAAGATGTTTTATGATAAAGACAGCATCGAGAAAATTGTTTATAATATTTTATCTAATGCCTTTAAAGCATCTGCTAATGGTGGTGTTGTAAAAATATCGGTAAAAGAGATGGGGCCTAAGGATGAAACCCCTAACTATAAGAAATATAAATTCATATGTGGAGAAAAAAAATATACAAACTTTAATGATCATGTTAGTATTAAGGTAGATGATGACGGAGTTGGAATTACAGAAGAAAATCTGGAACGGATTTTCACTCGTTTTTATCAAACTAATTCTGTAGATTCAGGAACTGGGATCGGATTGTATATGGTGAAACAATTTACAGAAATGCATTCCGGATCCATATTAATAAAAAGCAAAAGAAATAAAGGATCATCACTCATTATAATTCTGCCTAAAAACAATGAGTTGTACAAGGCTTCAGAAGAACCTACATTTATTAAACCTTATGTAGAAGAAGATCTGCAAGCGCCCAAGGTAGCAGTAAAAAAACTAACCGCAAAAGAAACTAAAACACATACCGTTGTAATTGTAGAGGATAATGATGAGTTAAGAACCTATTTAGAATTACTTCTAAATAATTATTATAATGTCTTTACGGCCAATAACGGCGAAGCAGGGTTTGAGCTAATACAAGAAAAAGTGCCAGATTTGGTGATAAGCGATATTGTAATGCCAGAAATTAGTGGCTTACAGTTATGTGCGAGGGTCAAGGGAAATTTTGAAACAAGTCATATTCCAATCATTCTGTTAACAGCAAGAGCTTTCGATAATCAAGTTGTGGAAGGTATTAATGCAGGAGCAGACGATTATATTGTAAAACCATTCAATAAAGAAATATTGGTATCTAAAATCAATAACTTAATTCAAAATAGAGAGAAATTACGATTAATGTTCCAATCGGCGAAACTATTGGAACCATCTAAAGTTACTGTAACTTCTATAGATGAGAAGTTTCTATATAAACTAAAGGAAACCGTAGAGAATAATATTCAGGATCAAAACCTAACACTTCAATCATTAGCCGAAGAAGTAAATGTAAGTAGGGGGCAGTTGTTTAGAAAAATAAAGGCGTTAACAGGATTAACGCCAAACAATTTTATTAAATCGATCCGTTTAAAACATGCCGTTCAGCTTCTGGATAATAAAAATTTCCGGGTATCGGAAGTGGCATTTCTATCAGGGTTTAAAGAAGCGAGTTATTTTTCCAGATGTTTTAAAGAAGAATATGGTTGTAGCCCTAAGGAATATAAGACAAAGGGTTAA
- a CDS encoding six-hairpin glycosidase-like protein, with protein sequence MNKKHMIRISLVLLFFLVQFSLVAQDIVNTSGKHWSISGDREITFDIDKKENVPYTDNIEMSGKRVAGIVEYSIDDKGKLSLNRKVFFPQLHEFKTSESTWFHDYRAYLKGEYADDLLPKLYIKNEQFVPGAVKTISINGILNFVHQPSKNGLKLSRSLFPSMDERLFTEKWTIKNTTDAVMEIRTGNTSLEFNDYGAKGKYSRHIRTNAPENITLKPGEDISFSLNIMAKTSEEEFPKEATETTLSNRKAFVGLMAEALQLETPNPVLNTLFEFSKIRASESIFESELGLIHSPGGGRYYVGIWANDQAEYINPFFPYLGYDIGNESAMNTFRAFAKETNPEYNKIRYSFEIEGLVKPFLKDRGDAAMIAYGAAHYAMALGDTKIANELWPLIEWCLEYCNRQLNEEGVVMSETDEMEGRIETGNANLSTSSLYYGALHHARDLAKSLKKSKALQNKYKAQASKLRKAIESYFGANVEGLDTYKYYKEHKYLRHWICLPLVVGINERKDATVEALFDRLWTDNGVHVEKNSDNEAISKIFWDRGTLYALRGTFASGETKKSLEKLEQFSNERLLGNRVPYVVEAFPEGNMAHLSAESALYCRVFTEGVFGIMPKGLNSFTCTPRLPENWNYMYLNNIKAFEESFSIKIDRVGSKIRVKVIKSNGGVVFSKKINEGNTVQVTL encoded by the coding sequence ATGAATAAAAAGCATATGATTAGAATTTCTTTAGTGCTGTTGTTTTTTCTCGTTCAATTCTCGTTGGTTGCTCAAGATATTGTCAATACATCAGGAAAACATTGGAGTATTTCTGGCGATAGAGAAATCACTTTTGATATAGACAAGAAAGAAAACGTACCATATACAGACAATATCGAAATGTCTGGCAAACGTGTTGCTGGTATTGTAGAATATAGTATAGATGATAAGGGGAAATTGTCATTAAACAGGAAAGTATTCTTTCCACAACTGCATGAGTTTAAAACATCAGAAAGCACGTGGTTTCATGATTATAGAGCCTATTTAAAAGGAGAATATGCAGACGATTTACTGCCAAAACTTTATATTAAAAATGAGCAATTTGTTCCGGGTGCTGTAAAAACGATATCTATAAACGGTATTCTCAATTTTGTGCACCAGCCTTCTAAAAATGGATTGAAGTTATCCCGATCTCTTTTTCCATCGATGGATGAACGACTTTTTACGGAAAAATGGACTATAAAGAATACAACGGATGCCGTTATGGAAATCCGTACTGGTAATACATCTCTTGAGTTTAACGATTATGGGGCTAAAGGAAAATATAGTAGACACATTCGAACAAATGCGCCAGAAAACATCACATTAAAGCCAGGTGAAGACATATCGTTTTCGCTAAATATAATGGCTAAAACTTCAGAAGAAGAATTTCCTAAAGAAGCAACCGAAACTACACTGTCAAATAGAAAAGCGTTTGTTGGTTTAATGGCAGAAGCTTTACAGCTCGAAACACCAAACCCTGTATTAAATACATTGTTTGAGTTTTCAAAAATAAGAGCATCGGAAAGTATTTTTGAGTCAGAATTAGGATTAATTCACTCCCCAGGCGGAGGTCGATATTACGTAGGGATATGGGCGAACGATCAAGCCGAATATATCAATCCGTTTTTCCCATATTTAGGCTACGATATAGGAAACGAATCGGCAATGAATACTTTTAGGGCATTTGCTAAGGAAACCAACCCTGAATACAACAAAATAAGATACTCCTTCGAAATAGAAGGCTTGGTAAAACCCTTCTTGAAAGATAGAGGCGATGCTGCTATGATTGCTTATGGAGCGGCACATTATGCTATGGCGCTTGGTGATACAAAAATCGCAAATGAGTTGTGGCCGCTTATCGAGTGGTGTCTGGAATATTGTAACAGACAACTTAATGAAGAAGGTGTTGTAATGTCTGAAACCGATGAAATGGAAGGACGAATTGAAACAGGCAATGCTAATCTATCAACATCTTCATTGTATTATGGCGCATTGCACCATGCAAGAGATTTAGCAAAATCTCTTAAAAAATCAAAAGCATTACAAAATAAATATAAAGCCCAAGCAAGTAAACTTCGCAAAGCTATAGAAAGTTATTTTGGAGCAAATGTAGAAGGACTGGATACTTATAAATATTACAAAGAACACAAGTACCTACGTCATTGGATTTGTTTGCCGTTGGTTGTTGGAATTAACGAAAGAAAAGATGCTACTGTAGAGGCGCTTTTCGATCGCCTTTGGACAGATAATGGTGTTCACGTAGAAAAAAATAGCGATAACGAAGCCATTTCTAAGATTTTTTGGGATCGAGGTACTTTATACGCTTTACGAGGTACCTTTGCTTCTGGCGAAACAAAAAAGTCCTTAGAAAAACTAGAACAATTCTCTAACGAAAGATTATTGGGAAATAGAGTGCCCTACGTTGTAGAAGCATTTCCAGAAGGCAATATGGCACATTTATCTGCAGAAAGTGCATTGTACTGCAGAGTTTTTACAGAAGGTGTGTTTGGTATAATGCCTAAAGGTCTTAACAGTTTCACCTGTACTCCCAGGCTTCCGGAAAATTGGAATTATATGTATTTAAACAATATTAAAGCCTTTGAGGAAAGCTTTAGTATAAAGATAGACAGAGTAGGTAGTAAAATAAGAGTGAAAGTGATTAAAAGCAATGGAGGTGTTGTGTTCAGCAAGAAAATCAATGAAGGAAACACTGTTCAGGTAACACTTTAG
- a CDS encoding MGH1-like glycoside hydrolase domain-containing protein has protein sequence MNKYILKVGKKIVVLSSICALMLNCQNTEKKQIASESTKEETKTMNTEDLRPLLTSITSKYDELRPKVIQPGEGYLKYPYLIPAGFYKQMWDWDGFFMGNHFVSVGKPEYLKYWALNLIEGIDDEGYASGCATTKGPRLLFGKFAMKPFLSQGVHFASKGLKDYKWVEPYYEDLKKVLAYREKTQQDEKTGLFFWDNGMQSGADNNVAMNYFTDDKRSFLAPDASAFQYNEYLAQAQIAKNLGKLEEAGEYKLKAEQLKKAINDHLWSEEDQIYFTVDRETGDFYKRVSYSSFVPLMQNIAPQERGQSMISKYLINSDHMKAKYGFRSLSLQDPDYNNKNIIIPFSNWQGPVWPIANFIYSIGLKNYGFDEALYWQAETLGNLLLDDINKYNTMHENYHADTGAPLAPSHDHVDREGNIVGFISWNLCIQNLLEGVVDDKWMLLNIEE, from the coding sequence ATGAATAAATACATACTAAAAGTAGGTAAGAAAATAGTTGTTCTATCTAGTATATGTGCTTTGATGCTTAATTGCCAAAACACAGAAAAAAAACAAATAGCAAGCGAAAGCACTAAAGAAGAAACTAAAACGATGAATACAGAAGATTTACGCCCTTTGTTAACCAGTATAACTTCTAAATACGATGAACTTAGACCAAAGGTTATTCAGCCAGGAGAAGGCTATTTAAAGTATCCGTACCTAATTCCAGCAGGCTTTTACAAACAAATGTGGGATTGGGATGGTTTTTTTATGGGAAATCATTTTGTAAGTGTAGGAAAGCCAGAATACCTAAAATATTGGGCGCTTAACTTAATAGAAGGTATCGACGACGAAGGATATGCCTCTGGTTGTGCAACAACAAAAGGACCTCGATTACTTTTTGGTAAATTTGCCATGAAACCATTCTTGTCGCAAGGCGTACATTTTGCTTCAAAAGGATTAAAGGATTATAAGTGGGTAGAACCTTATTACGAAGACCTTAAAAAAGTACTGGCTTACAGAGAAAAAACACAACAAGATGAAAAAACAGGGCTGTTTTTCTGGGACAATGGTATGCAGAGTGGTGCAGATAATAACGTAGCAATGAACTACTTTACCGATGATAAACGATCGTTTTTAGCACCAGATGCAAGTGCTTTTCAGTACAATGAATACTTAGCCCAGGCTCAAATAGCCAAAAACTTAGGTAAATTAGAAGAAGCAGGCGAGTACAAGCTAAAAGCAGAGCAATTAAAAAAAGCTATTAATGATCACCTTTGGTCTGAAGAGGACCAAATTTACTTTACGGTAGATAGGGAAACTGGCGATTTTTATAAACGCGTAAGTTACTCTTCTTTTGTACCGTTAATGCAGAACATTGCACCTCAGGAAAGAGGACAATCAATGATCTCAAAGTATTTGATAAATTCAGACCATATGAAAGCTAAATACGGATTTAGGTCTTTATCATTACAAGATCCAGATTATAACAACAAAAATATCATTATTCCTTTTTCTAACTGGCAAGGACCTGTTTGGCCAATAGCCAATTTTATTTACTCTATCGGGTTAAAAAATTATGGGTTTGACGAGGCTCTTTATTGGCAAGCAGAAACTTTAGGAAATTTACTGCTAGACGATATAAACAAATACAATACCATGCATGAAAATTATCATGCAGATACCGGGGCACCATTGGCGCCTAGTCACGATCATGTAGATCGCGAGGGCAATATTGTTGGGTTTATTAGCTGGAATCTTTGTATTCAAAACCTTTTAGAAGGTGTTGTTGATGATAAATGGATGTTGTTAAATATAGAAGAATAA
- a CDS encoding glycoside hydrolase family 31 protein, with amino-acid sequence MSKISKMLLVACCCIISFNLNAQVTGKPVNQKEVKATVVQDNCRFTVLTPRMIRLEWTEDGLFEDRASLVFVNRDLDVPDFSVTKQDGWLLIKTEALTLKYKIGTGSFKKSNLAIEGQTGTKKIAWSPGQKNNGNLKGTTRTLDQIDGATPLEDGILSREGWTLIDDTGKPVFDNSDWPWVMSRDEKMAQDWYFMAYGSDYKRALTDYTLVAGKVAFPPKYAFGTWQSRWWKYTDEDLKALVEEYKTNDFPLDVLVIDMDWHIVNLPEMYDGKKKRPDQAGQGAGWTGFTWNKNYFPDPKAFLDWTEDNGIKTCMNLHPASGIQPHEDTYEAFADAMGVDPESKKHIPFNITDKSFAKHYFDIVLNPMEDEGIDFWWLDWQQWNNTDIPGVNPTYYLNYLHYTDMQRRDKTRPLIYHRWGGLGNHRYQIGFSGDTYNTWKSLQFQPYFTATSSNVGWGYWGHDLGGFFKGKEEPELFTRWIQFGIFSPITKIHYWAHPEMDRRPWAYPPKYANAMREAYKLRYALIPYIYTMARKAYDTGVCMSRPMYYESDEELAYKYKDQYYFGDDLIIAPVIDSLGGEMASNKKVWLPKGKWVDWSSGTLLEGGKEIESKYTISEIPVFVKAGAIIPMMPEMNNTNEKPVNPLILNVFPGANGSTKVYDDAGNTQEYQQGQYTFTHVNSQSNRKKTTVVIEGIKGAYDGMLFKRAYELRFPLSHVPEKVIVNGKELFFSKEEKQGTWKYNGVNVEAIIYTHEYSVHDKVTVEVTFEKEDIELINGVKGLISRSKDVFEFARENHWPDWKYPFNNFVHAAQTGNRVNLNPKEAIKEYTLLQQTYKKNQSEIELWSKDHTKYEKINNLLK; translated from the coding sequence ATGTCCAAAATTTCGAAAATGCTTTTAGTGGCATGTTGCTGTATCATCAGTTTTAATTTAAATGCCCAAGTTACTGGGAAACCTGTTAACCAAAAGGAGGTAAAGGCTACTGTTGTTCAAGATAACTGTAGGTTTACAGTGCTTACTCCGCGAATGATACGATTGGAATGGACAGAGGATGGTCTTTTTGAAGATCGTGCGTCATTGGTATTTGTAAACCGAGATTTGGATGTGCCGGATTTTAGTGTAACCAAACAAGACGGTTGGTTGTTGATTAAAACTGAAGCCTTAACCTTGAAATATAAAATAGGGACAGGGTCGTTTAAAAAATCAAATTTAGCTATAGAAGGACAGACCGGAACAAAAAAAATAGCTTGGTCTCCTGGACAAAAAAATAATGGAAACCTAAAAGGAACTACCAGAACTTTAGATCAAATTGATGGAGCAACACCTCTGGAAGATGGTATTCTTTCTCGCGAGGGTTGGACGCTTATAGATGACACGGGAAAACCCGTTTTCGATAATTCTGATTGGCCATGGGTAATGTCCCGAGACGAAAAAATGGCACAAGATTGGTATTTTATGGCATACGGATCGGATTATAAGCGAGCATTAACAGATTATACATTAGTTGCAGGAAAAGTGGCTTTTCCGCCAAAGTATGCCTTTGGAACCTGGCAATCCCGTTGGTGGAAATATACCGATGAAGATTTAAAGGCTCTAGTAGAAGAATATAAAACAAACGATTTTCCTCTCGATGTATTAGTGATTGATATGGACTGGCATATAGTAAATCTTCCGGAAATGTACGATGGTAAGAAAAAAAGGCCAGATCAGGCCGGACAAGGTGCCGGATGGACAGGGTTTACATGGAATAAAAATTATTTCCCAGATCCTAAAGCCTTTTTAGACTGGACAGAAGATAACGGCATAAAAACCTGTATGAACCTTCATCCAGCCTCAGGAATCCAACCCCATGAAGATACTTACGAAGCATTTGCAGATGCTATGGGTGTAGATCCAGAAAGTAAAAAACACATCCCTTTTAATATTACCGATAAGTCTTTTGCAAAGCATTACTTCGATATTGTTTTAAACCCTATGGAAGATGAAGGTATAGATTTTTGGTGGCTCGATTGGCAACAATGGAACAATACGGATATTCCTGGAGTTAACCCAACGTACTATTTAAATTACCTCCATTATACAGATATGCAAAGACGTGATAAAACCCGTCCGTTAATCTATCACCGTTGGGGCGGTTTAGGGAATCACCGTTACCAAATAGGTTTTTCGGGAGATACCTACAATACATGGAAATCGCTTCAATTTCAACCTTATTTTACAGCAACATCGTCAAACGTAGGATGGGGCTATTGGGGGCATGATCTTGGCGGTTTTTTTAAAGGTAAAGAAGAACCAGAGCTTTTTACCCGTTGGATTCAATTCGGAATTTTTTCTCCTATTACAAAAATTCATTATTGGGCACATCCGGAAATGGATCGAAGACCATGGGCTTACCCGCCAAAGTACGCCAATGCTATGCGCGAAGCGTACAAATTGCGTTATGCGTTAATACCATACATATACACCATGGCTCGTAAAGCTTACGATACCGGGGTTTGTATGAGTCGCCCAATGTATTACGAATCGGACGAAGAATTAGCCTATAAATACAAAGACCAATACTATTTTGGAGATGATCTTATTATAGCTCCAGTAATCGATAGTTTAGGAGGAGAGATGGCTTCCAATAAAAAAGTCTGGTTGCCAAAAGGAAAATGGGTAGACTGGAGTTCGGGAACACTTCTAGAAGGCGGAAAGGAAATTGAATCTAAGTATACTATTTCAGAGATTCCCGTATTTGTAAAAGCAGGAGCCATTATTCCAATGATGCCTGAAATGAATAATACGAACGAGAAACCTGTAAACCCGCTAATTCTAAATGTTTTCCCGGGAGCAAATGGCAGCACAAAGGTTTATGACGATGCAGGAAACACACAGGAGTACCAACAAGGCCAATATACCTTTACCCATGTTAACTCCCAATCCAATAGAAAAAAGACCACAGTGGTTATAGAAGGCATTAAAGGAGCGTATGATGGGATGTTATTTAAACGCGCTTACGAATTGCGTTTCCCTCTTAGTCATGTGCCCGAAAAAGTTATAGTAAACGGTAAAGAACTCTTTTTTTCAAAAGAAGAAAAGCAAGGTACTTGGAAATACAATGGTGTAAATGTTGAAGCCATTATATATACTCATGAGTATAGTGTACATGATAAAGTTACGGTAGAAGTAACATTTGAAAAAGAAGACATTGAATTGATAAATGGTGTTAAAGGCTTAATATCACGATCGAAAGACGTATTTGAATTTGCCCGAGAAAACCATTGGCCAGATTGGAAATATCCGTTCAATAATTTTGTTCATGCTGCCCAAACAGGCAACAGGGTTAACTTAAACCCTAAGGAAGCTATAAAAGAATATACGTTGCTTCAACAAACATATAAGAAGAATCAATCTGAAATAGAACTATGGTCTAAAGATCATACCAAATACGAGAAAATAAATAATCTATTAAAATAA